The window TAGACTTTTCTCGGCTTTCTCTTTTAATAGTTTCTCATAACTTTCCCTTGCATCATTGAAAACAACTAAAAACTGCTCTGTTTCTTCATTATAGAATTTAGCATTTGTGAGTGTAATATTATTAATGGGTAACTTTTTATCATTAAAGATCAGGAATAAAATATCTTGATTAATCAATTCATTTTTTAACTGATCATTTAATTTAGTAATTGATAATGGTTCTTCATCTTGATCTAGTACTTTTAGATCATTCCCAATTTTTAATTTTAAGATTTCGTCATGTTCAATTCCCAATAGTTGGGTCATGAATTCATTAGCATATTTTATATTGAAGTTTGAATCAATTACAATCAAGCAGCTTTTTATATTGCCTAAAATGGTTGAAAGTAATTTTTGCGATTCCTTTTTTTGCAGATCAGCCTCATGCTTATAAAGACTAAGCTCAACATTGCTTAATAATTCAGATTCTGCAAATGGTTTACTTAGAAAGGTTGTAGGAAAAGTTAATTTAGCCCTATCAATTGTTTTTTTATCATTTAAGGCTGTGAGATAAATAACAGGAACATCCTTAATTTTATTTATTTCAATGGAAGTTTCAATCCCATCATATTTGCCTTCAATCATCACATCCATTATTACTAAGGAAGGATCATGATCTTTAATAAATTTAATTGCATCTTCTCCTGATGTTAGAATATTGAGCACTTCATAGTTTGCTTTAAGTAGCACCTGTTTTAAGTGCATACTTACAATGGTTGAATCTTCAACTATTAAAATGCTTTTCCGCATACTGATATATTAAATACAATTAAATATTAGGATTATAATAATAGTGAAATTCTTAAATTCTACCATACAAAATTTAATTTTTATGGTTCGATAAAATCTTAGAAATCGAGGTTTAATCAACTGGGAGATATACTATAGGTAAAAATACTTATTAAAAAATATGTAATTCCAACCATGGTAAAATACATATTAATATTGATTGATTACAATTCTATCCACTGTACTTTTACATTATCATTAAAACTTAAATGTCATGGTAAAAGCAGCCACTAAACTTGAAGAAAATATTAAGACTAAATCAGGGGAATCTTTAAGACCCCAGTCAAATGGACAAGATTTAGAGAATCACATCGCAGCAGTTAATAATTCATTTGCATCAATTGAATT is drawn from Marivirga arenosa and contains these coding sequences:
- a CDS encoding response regulator; amino-acid sequence: MRKSILIVEDSTIVSMHLKQVLLKANYEVLNILTSGEDAIKFIKDHDPSLVIMDVMIEGKYDGIETSIEINKIKDVPVIYLTALNDKKTIDRAKLTFPTTFLSKPFAESELLSNVELSLYKHEADLQKKESQKLLSTILGNIKSCLIVIDSNFNIKYANEFMTQLLGIEHDEILKLKIGNDLKVLDQDEEPLSITKLNDQLKNELINQDILFLIFNDKKLPINNITLTNAKFYNEETEQFLVVFNDARESYEKLLKEKAEKSLKLAAQIEGAEKERVRVSRELHDGLGQMLNVIKMNIKTLIDKADVKSKLIELINASIEESHKISENLMPSKLQIFDLKTSLENLCEDYNSPSLNVQFSNNLNEGDLDDKKINLFRIVQEALNNIYKHAQAKNVSIQLYLREKGIHLTIEDDGIGFDANQINSKDNLNKSHGLLNMIDRVKSMGGEIDIDSNAKFGTNIIIHI